One Candidatus Thermoplasmatota archaeon DNA window includes the following coding sequences:
- a CDS encoding DEAD/DEAH box helicase codes for MTPPTRFSDLPLSREVLDALAAMGFESPTDIQREAIPPLLAGKDVIGQAQTGTGKTAAFGIPVVERMGPKGRKPQALILVPTRELAEQVTGELHEIGQFKGIDAVPVYGGTGFGPQIKGFREGAQVVVGTPGRVMDHMRRGNVRFDEIKMFVLDEADRMLDMGFVDDIKWIMARIPRDCQHLLFSATLPNAILTLAQEIMRNPVNVAVSEDKLTVEGTEQIYYNVGYRNKVWALYRVLEAEKPDLAFVFCRTKMEADKVNRLLKSHGYPSEALHGDMSQKTRNEVMDDVRQGKVKIVVATDVLARGIDVSHCTHVINYDIPEDPEWYVHRIGRTGRMGRTGKAITFVTSEEGRARLDLEAVSGGTLRLEEVPETEGGGKDKIQKVIDWKEVSDPTGMVSFRVEVGAKDGVKMIDIFKAVNKKCGFREDTLGSIWIREDHAIVQVPWLEAKRFHAAYAKGELLGKKARAEIVATRRA; via the coding sequence ATGACCCCTCCCACACGTTTCTCGGACCTCCCGCTCTCGCGCGAGGTCCTCGACGCCCTCGCCGCGATGGGCTTCGAGTCCCCGACGGACATCCAGCGCGAGGCCATCCCCCCGCTCCTTGCGGGCAAGGACGTGATCGGCCAGGCGCAGACCGGCACCGGCAAGACCGCCGCCTTCGGCATTCCCGTCGTCGAGCGCATGGGCCCCAAGGGCCGCAAGCCCCAGGCGCTCATCCTCGTCCCGACGCGCGAGCTCGCCGAGCAGGTGACGGGCGAGCTCCACGAGATCGGCCAGTTCAAGGGCATCGACGCGGTGCCCGTGTACGGCGGCACCGGATTCGGGCCGCAGATCAAGGGCTTCCGCGAGGGCGCGCAGGTCGTGGTCGGGACGCCCGGGCGCGTCATGGACCACATGCGCCGCGGCAACGTGCGGTTCGACGAGATCAAGATGTTCGTCCTCGACGAGGCCGACCGCATGCTCGACATGGGCTTCGTGGACGACATCAAGTGGATCATGGCGCGCATCCCGCGCGACTGCCAGCACCTCCTGTTCTCCGCGACGCTGCCGAACGCGATCCTCACGCTCGCGCAGGAGATCATGCGCAATCCCGTGAACGTCGCCGTGAGCGAGGACAAGCTCACGGTGGAGGGCACGGAGCAGATCTACTACAACGTCGGCTACCGCAACAAGGTGTGGGCGCTCTACCGCGTCCTCGAAGCGGAGAAGCCCGACCTCGCGTTCGTGTTCTGCCGCACGAAGATGGAGGCCGACAAGGTGAACCGCCTCCTCAAGAGCCACGGCTATCCGTCCGAGGCCCTCCACGGCGACATGAGCCAGAAGACCCGGAACGAGGTCATGGACGACGTGCGCCAGGGCAAGGTCAAGATCGTCGTCGCGACCGACGTCCTCGCGCGCGGCATCGACGTGTCGCACTGCACGCACGTCATCAACTACGACATCCCGGAGGATCCCGAGTGGTACGTGCACCGCATCGGCCGCACGGGCCGCATGGGCCGCACCGGGAAGGCGATCACGTTCGTGACGAGCGAGGAGGGCCGCGCGCGGCTCGACCTCGAAGCCGTCTCCGGCGGGACGCTGCGGCTCGAGGAGGTTCCCGAGACCGAGGGCGGCGGGAAGGACAAGATCCAGAAGGTCATCGACTGGAAGGAAGTCAGCGACCCGACCGGCATGGTCTCCTTCCGCGTCGAGGTCGGCGCGAAGGACGGCGTCAAGATGATCGACATCTTCAAGGCCGTCAACAAGAAGTGCGGCTTCCGCGAGGACACGCTCGGGAGCATCTGGATCCGCGAGGACCACGCGATCGTGCAGGTGCCGTGGCTCGAGGCCAAGCGCTTCCACGCCGCCTACGCGAAGGGCGAGCTCCTCGGCAAGAAGGCGCGCGCCGAGATCGTGGCGACGCGTCGCGCCTGA
- a CDS encoding ATP-binding cassette domain-containing protein, translated as MSLMLEARGLARRHAARLALDDFAIDLARGECVGLLGLNGSGKTTAIRLLAGLLAADAGAVRRAPGSTFALVAEEAPAYPSGSRVADVFRYHELWFPRPPPALPAETRGALARLLPPAYDERSAASLSGGERRRVDLARAFRSGADVLVLDEPTKALDLAMRPAVWALARQHVERGGSVLLASHDVEEIVACASRVVVLAKGKVAHRGPVAALAGPALRAHVVATPGLVRRLREVRALATLRVETEASLVLPWPAPGAEQALRGALAAAGVEAAIEPTSLARYNLARLLRGEAPLAPP; from the coding sequence ATGAGCCTCATGCTCGAAGCGCGCGGCCTCGCGCGGCGCCACGCCGCCCGCCTCGCCCTCGACGACTTCGCGATCGACCTCGCGCGCGGCGAATGCGTGGGACTCCTCGGCCTCAACGGATCCGGCAAAACCACCGCGATCCGCCTCCTCGCCGGCCTGCTTGCGGCCGACGCGGGCGCGGTCCGCCGCGCGCCGGGGTCGACGTTCGCGTTGGTCGCGGAGGAAGCGCCCGCCTACCCATCGGGCTCGCGGGTCGCGGACGTTTTCCGATATCACGAGCTGTGGTTTCCCCGACCGCCCCCCGCACTCCCGGCCGAGACGCGCGGGGCGCTCGCGCGGCTTCTTCCGCCCGCCTACGACGAGCGGAGCGCCGCGTCGCTCTCGGGCGGCGAGCGGCGCCGCGTCGACCTCGCGCGGGCGTTCCGGTCGGGCGCGGACGTGCTCGTCCTCGACGAGCCCACGAAAGCGCTCGACCTCGCGATGCGGCCCGCGGTCTGGGCGCTCGCGCGCCAGCACGTCGAGCGCGGCGGGAGCGTCCTCCTCGCGAGCCACGACGTCGAGGAGATCGTCGCGTGCGCCTCCCGGGTCGTGGTGCTCGCGAAAGGCAAGGTCGCGCACCGCGGGCCCGTCGCGGCCCTCGCGGGACCGGCCCTGCGCGCGCACGTCGTCGCGACCCCCGGACTCGTGCGCCGGCTGCGCGAGGTCCGGGCGCTCGCGACGCTCCGCGTCGAGACCGAGGCGAGCCTCGTCCTGCCGTGGCCCGCGCCCGGGGCGGAGCAGGCGCTCAGGGGCGCGCTCGCGGCCGCGGGCGTCGAGGCCGCGATCGAGCCCACATCGCTCGCCCGCTACAACCTCGCGCGGCTCCTCAGGGGCGAGGCGCCGCTCGCGCCGCCGTGA